TGCCCGATCCAGTAAGTCCCCTCGGGTTGCCAACTCCTCAATACCTGTCAAAATTACAGGGCGTGCCGCGTTGAGCACGCTCTCCTCATCATCGTGATACAGCGTCCGGGTAGCAAAGCTGCCACCAGTGCTAAGTCGGCACAATCCATCTGAGAGCCACACCGGGAGACTCGAGAGGTTATCGAAGGACAATACCCAGCTATTGGCAGCAGCCAGCATCAGGTCGCGAACCTCACGAGGATGGGCACGCAGGGAGCCAGTACTTGGATCGACCAGATCTTTGAGCATCCAAGCGAGACTAGATTTGCCTGTGCCCTGTTCTCCTTGCACAAACAACAGTGGATAAGGTCCATTAGGATTGAGGGCTGCGACCAGCCAAGCCGCTACTAGGGGCCAGTCCTCTGGTGCCAGATTGAGAACGGACTGCAAAGCGTCCACTCGTCCCCCACGTTCAGGTAAAGGCAAGGGCAGCATGTTGTGGGGTCGTCGAAAGCGAACTGGCGATTCAACAATCACTTGCCAGCTATTAGGGCTGACCTCTACTACAGCCCCATCCGGGCGGCCCAGATCCAGGTACACCCGCCCTTCACTCTCTGCCAGGCGGACATAAATCGGGTATTCACCGCCCTCGAACAGAGCCATTCCTTCTACTACCCCCAAGGCAACTTGAAGAGCCTGCGCTCGAGGGGCTTTTTGGTACTCATAGTAGTAGCGACGAGCCAACCAGTCCTGGAAAGCCTTACTTCTAACACGCACTGACTTTCGTAGTCCGTTTAGATTTAATTCGGCATATGCAACCTGTTCTGGAGTATGAAACAGCCGCACCTGGGAAGCCTGAACCAGCTTCACTAAAAGGGTAGATTCGGTTTGGTGCTCTGCATTAGACGACAATTTCCTTGCCTCATTGCTAAAACCTTGAATAGCTCTAATCTTGCAGCTATCTGTCATCCGTAATTTCCCCTCTGACTCTAGGATTTATCCCAATAGGCGATGGCTTAATAGAAGTTTGCGGGGCTCGATCGAATTTGCGGAAAACTATCTAGCTATACGGATGTTTCTTTTGCATCTCAGCAGGAAGTCAATTTTGTTGCCTCCTGCAAGAACCACCACTTGGGATAGATAAAACTCTATCTGCTTTTATTGCAGGTATGACATTAAGCACCTTTAAGAAATTTATTTTATGGAAAAAGAAGTATTTCATGAATCAATAGCAGTTTAGGAAAAGCTTGAAATACAACACTTTGTCGTGATTTACTTTTTCATAAAGTTGAGATTTTTCTTTGTATAAGAAACCACAACTTCGCATAAGCTTTATACTTTCCACACAAGTTTTACATAAACTTTACATCTTCCTTTTGTATAGCTTGCTACAAGATTATCGGTGTAAATAATAACTTGTGCAAGCCATATTTGTGTGTAAAAACCTGGCTTGTGCAGCAAAAGTGAAGAGCAAACCGTATTATTTATAACTGCTACAGCCTTGAAGCAACGTTGCGAATTTTGCTTAAAGCATTAAGAAATACATTGCTAAATCTCTGTTGATAGCCGTTTGATCTTCGTAAATACGTATGACTAAACAGCGATCGCACTCCATTCTTAACTCATCCCAGTGGTCTTGTAGCTGCGCCATTGTTTGTGGTTTACCATCTTTGCTTTTGGGGTAACCATGCGATAGCACGTTCGCCCACAGATAACTTCAGACTGCTAGGTTATTGATGACCTTGACTCAAGCCGCGATCGCTCCTACAACTTATCTGGGTCAATTCCCCTTTCTTGCAACAGTGCTTCTAAAGCTTGATAGCGCTGTTGTTCCTGTTCCAACTGGGAAACCGCTTGCTCAGCACGTTGACGTTCTTGTTCGGCGCGTTGACGTTCTTGTTCGGCGCGTTGGCGTTCTTGTTCGGCGCGTTGACGTTCTTGCTCTACAAGTTGATTTAGTTCAATAAAAGTGAGAAACCTTTCTCCATCAGGGCGATAGATTTCTAAATTATCGGCAGTGAGTGTAAACTTGATGCCTAGCCGAGAACTCACCCAACCATTCATTTCATCAATCACATCTAACTCGTCTTCCTGGCGCAGCCAGCCATTCAAATCAATGCGATCTGGGTCATAGATGTAATATTCCTCTACTCCATAGTGTTCATAAAACTTGAATTTCTTGCCCATTTCTTTGAGGGTGTTTCCAGGCGATAGAATTTCAAACACTACCTGGGGGGAAATGTTGTCTTCTTTCCACTGCTGATAGGAACCGCGATCACCTTTTGGTCTGCCAAAAGCAACCATAACATCAGGTGCTTGGCGAGTTTTGTTGTCTCCCTGTACGGGATACCAAAGCAGATCTCCAGCAACGAATACATTACTTTCAGTGGCAAACAAATTTTCTAAGTTTTCCTTAACCGTCACAATCCACCGGAATTGCTTAGTATTGTCCGCCATCGGTTGACCATCACTGTCGGGGTAGATGATCTGTTCTGAAGTCTCAGTTGATAGTTGTTGTACCATGCCAGTATGCCTCGCATCTATGCAAATTCTACGTTGTTTTTCAAGGCTTAAAGACTTGATGATGTTTTAATTCATCCCACAACCGCAAAGCACTTTGTCTGCTCAAACATGGGATCGCAATGTTGGCATTAAATACTGTGTCAAGGTAAATGCATCCACTCCTAACTCTGTCTGTTCAGAGGCAGCTAAAATTCCTGCTTGGGAGTGCCACCAAGCAGCAGCAGCCACAGTAGCTTCTATATACAACTGCTGGGAAGCTGCCATCAATCCAGCAATTAATCCGGTGAGGACATCTCCACTACCACCACGGGCAAGAGCTGGGGTACTTTCAGGATTAATCCACACAGAACCAGAAGGATTAGCGATCGCCGTCCTTGCTCCCTTTAACAACACTACAGCTCTACTCATCTCAGCTGCTGAACGCACTGCATATATCCGGTCTTGTAACGGGTTAGGTGCATCGGGAAATAATCGTTTAAACTCACCTGCGTGGGGCGTAAGCACTGTTGGTGCTTGCCGCTGTGATAAAGTCAGTACAGTTCCTAATTGGGCAAGAATATTCAAACCATCGGCATCTAATAACAAGGGACGATCGCTCTCTAACACTCTTTGCACAATTGGAGTTGCCTCTAGCGTTAAACCAGGACCACAAGCGATCGCTTGAAATGAATTGAGGTCAGTATTTTCTGGTAATTGCAGTTGAGCGATCGCGCCGCTTTCCGTTTCTGGACAACCAATCACAAGTGCTTCTGGCAGTTGAGCATTTAACAGGTGTTTGATCGATTCTGGGACAGCAATGGAGAGCATTCCTACGCCACTAGCTCTAGCTCCCAATCCAGTCAAAATCGCTCCGCCAGCATACCGCCGAGAGCCGCAAATAAGCAAAAGATGTCCCTGCTTGTATTTATGAGTAACTGGTGAACGGGATAGAGGCAGAGTGGCGATCACTGATGCTGGTGTTATACGCTCAATCTTGGGTGAATCCCCCAGTACTGCCTGCACATCTGCTAGGGAAATGTCAAAATCAATCAGTTCAGCTTTACCGACATAATCCAACGCTTGGTCTTGCAGAAAGCCCAATTTCCATAATCCCAAGCAAAATGTATGAGTTGCTCGAACTGCAGTTCCCAGTACCTCACCCGTATCTGTATGAATACCTGAAGGTATATCAATACTCACAATCGGCTGAGACCCTTGATTTAGCTGATCTACAGCACTATCAACTGGGTCAGAAAGCGATCGCTCCATCCCAAACCCAAATAATCCATCAATCAGCAAGTCACAGCCTTGCAGCGCTTCATAGGATTCAACACAGGGAATACCCAAACTATCCGCGTACTGAGCGTGCTGGGAGGTTAACTCCTTTAACTTGGAGAGAGGACGATAAATTAACACCTCATAGCCTTGGAAGTGTAACTCGCGGGCAACTACTAGCGCATCGCCCCCATTGTGTCCAGGTCCGACTAAAATTCCTACCCGCCGCGTCTGCGAACAAGGATAAAGCGCTTGAATTCGACAGGCAATTAACCCTCCCACCTTTTCCATCAAAGCCGCAACGGGCATCCCAGCTGCAAATATCCGCCCTTCAATATCACGCATCTGCTGGGCAGTCACAACAATTTGCGAAATCTGTTTAAGCCGCTCCTGCAATTTTGTATTTTGGGTCGAGCGTTTGCGCTCGCCAACGAAGGGCTTGGATTTTGGATTTGACATAAATCTAAAATTCTTAAATTTAACCACCTCTCTTATTCTTTTATTCTTTCGTAGTTTATGAGTGCGTTGCTTGCAGTTTGTTAAACACTCATTCGATCTCGACACTCCCGCTAAGAAAGTCCTACTTTAATCTAAAATCCAAAATCTAAAATCTAAAATCGCTAACGTCCATAATAAACCCGCGCATTCCTTAAGCCAGAGTCTCGCAGACGGCGGTTGCAGCGTTCTGCCTGTCCTCGCTCCGGAAATGGTCCAACCCTGACATGCGATCCTCGCGGCTCCTCTGTTTGACTAACCGTCACTTTGGCATTCATGCCCAGCCGTGATACCTGGTCTTCGATTGCGGGTATGTCTTCCTTCCTAGCAGGGATCACAACAAAATAGGACTTAGAGTTGTCTATCCTAAAGTCTGTTTCTTGTCCTGTAGACAAACTGACAATCCGCGCCTCAATGCCTCTGGATTCTAGTTCCTTTGCTCGCTGCTGAGCATTATCTCTTTTGTTAAACACCCCTGCCTGAATCACAGAACGTCCTTTATACTGCCGCACATACGCTGTTGGTTCTAGCTGCTGTACTTCTTGCAGTGTCAATGAGGTATTGTCATTGACGTAAACTAAGTAGCTGTCCACATGGGGACTGGGTGAACTAGGAACTGGCGCTTGAAAGTCAAATTCACGCGGACTAAATGAAGACGGTAGCTTTCTCTGACTAAATTTACTTGGTTGGGGAGGTGGGGGTAAACGCTCAGCCACTTGAATAGTCAGGATATTGGGTGCTGGTTTTTGGGATACACTCACCTTTGCTGAGGCAGGAGCAGCTAACACTAACCATTCCTCTATTCCCCAAGTTACAAGTAGTGCAACAGCTAGTAATGGGGCAGAAAGTTGAGCAAATAAGCTGGTAAGTGCTACAGATTGATTTTGCCGTTTCATCTATCCTGGTCTTCTAGACACTGAAAGTTATTTCACACTACTTTTACGCTGTGTCCAAGCGAAATTTCGCGGAGAATTTAGTTGGGATTTGAGCTGGTTTACTAGTGAAATTTAGTAAATCTACGGTTTTAAAGCCGAATGGCTCATATTTTTACCAGCATTCGTTTCAGAAATCTGTTTAGCACAATCTTGCCTCGTAACAGCAGAATGTATAGATAATTTACTTGGCTGGATTAGCAGTTAACAGATAATTATTGGGGCGATCGCTTGCCTCTAAACCATAAAGACTTTAGTTGTGGGATGTTAGCTTAGAATAAATGTCCCGGCAATTTTTCACATCAACGTCTATGAGCAAAATCGTAGTCGGTCTCTCCGGTGGCGTTGACAGTTCCACCGCCGCTGCCATCCTGCATAATCAAGGCTATGAAGTAGTCGGTCTGACCCTTTGGTTAATGAAAGGGAAAGGACAGTGCTGCTCAGAAGGGATGGTTGATGCAGCTTATATCTGCGAACAGTTGGGCATTCCCCATCATGTTGTCGATAGCCGGGAAGTCTTCCAAGCCAATATTGTTGATTATTTGGTTGCAGGTTACAGCACTGGGATCACTCCCCTGCCTTGTTCACAGTGCAATAAAACTGTGAAATTTGGTCCAATGTTACACTATGCCCGCGAACAACTAGGCATTAACAAGATTGCCACGGGTCATTACGCCCGGATTAGCTATGACTCAAAATCAGGTCGTTATCAGTTGCGAAGAGCAGTAGACCGCAATAAGGATCAATCTTACTTTTTGTATGACTTGACGCAAGAACTACTGGCTGCGTCCTTGTTTCCCTTGGGTGAACATATCAAAGCAGAAACTCGGCAGATTGCAGCTGAATATGGACTGAAGACTGCTGATAAGCCAGAAAGTCAGGACTTGTGCTTAGTGGAAACTCACGGGTCCATGCGATCGTTTCTGGATCAGTACATTACTGGTAAAAAAGGGGATATCGTTGACTCCTCCGGGAAAGTACTTGGACAACATGAAGGCGTGCATCATTACACGATTGGTCAGCGCAAAGGGCTGGGAATTGCAGCAGCTGAACCACTATATGTAATTGGGTTAGATGCAGTGATGAATCGGGTGATTGTGGGCGATCGCACCAGTGCTACTCAGTCAGAATTTACAGTGCAACGAGTCAACTGGGTTTCGATTACTGAACCATCTGCCCCAATCCGCGCGGAAGTACAAGTGCGGTATCGCTCAAATCCTGTTGCAGTGACGGCAATTCCTTTGGAAAATTCCCGCGTTAAGCTGGTTTTTGATGAACCGCAGTTCAGCATCACTCCTGGACAAGCTGCTGTTTGGTATGACGGCGATAAGGTGCTTGGCGGCGGCATTATTGAAAGGCAGGAGTCAGAGTAAAAGGTGATGTTTTAAGAGGCAAATAACTTGCTTTTTGCCTCTTTTTTAGTAGTTACATTAATAGTTTAAAGTTTCATATCTTGCTACCATATGCTTGCAGCCAAAATCTAAACAAAATCTAAAATATGGGTTATCGTACAGACGGCATTGCTCCTCACGGTATGCAGCTGATAAATCGCATTGCCACACCTGAACAACGACAAGAATTTATTGAAAAAGCCGATTTCCTGCCACGAGTGCAACTGGATGAGCGAGCTGTTTCTGACTTAGAAATGATCGCCATTGGTGGTTTTAGTCCACTCTCAGGGTTTATGGAACAAGCAGACTACGATCGCGTGGTAAAAGAGATGCGGCTAGCCAGCGGTCTGCCGTGGTCAATTCCAATTACGCTTTCGGTAGAAGAAGCGATCGCAGACTCCCTGAAGGAAGGTAGCTTGATCCGGCTAGACGATCCCACAGGTCGGTTTATTGGAGTTTTACAGCTGACCCAAAAGTATCATTACGATAAAACCCGCGAAGCCATCAATGTCTACCGCACTGATGAAGCAAAACATCCAGGTGTGCAGGTGGTTTATAACCAGGGATCAGTCAATCTTGCCGGGCCAGTATGGCTGTTACAGCGCGATCCCCATCCCCAGTTCCCTGCTTACCAGATTGATCCAATCCAATCGCGGCAGATGTTTAAAGAAAAGGGTTGGAAAACTATTGTGGGCTTTCAAACCCGCAACCCCATCCATCGCGCCCATGAGTATATTCAGAAGTGCGCCTTAGAAACCGTGGATGGTTTATTTTTGCATCCGTTGGTAGGCGCGACAAAGGAAGATGACATCGCAGCTGATGTGCGGATGCGGTGCTATGAAATTATGCTGGAACACTATTATCCTCAAGACCGGGTGATTCTAGCAATTAACCCAGCGGCAATGCGGTATGCAGGTCCACGGGAGGCAATTTTCCATGCGATCGTGCGGAAGAACTACGGTTGTACTCACTTCATCGTCGGACGTGACCATGCTGGCGTGGGTGACTACTACGGCACTTACGATGCTCAGTACATTTTTGATGAATTTGAGCCAGCTGAACTAGGCATTGTACCAATGAAGTTTGAACACGCTTTCTATTGCACTCGCACCCAGCAAATGGCAACAACGAAAACTAGTCCTAGCAGTCCAAGTGAGCGAATCCACTTGTCGGGGACGAAAGTGCGGGAGATGCTACGTCGGGGTGAAATGCCACCACCAGAGTTCTCCCGTCCCGCGGTAGCAGCAGAGTTGGCGCGGGCAATGAGAGTGGCAGTAGAGGCGTAAGAAAGGAGCAGGGGGAGCCGGGGGAGCCGGGGAGGCAGGGGAAGATTAAATATATATTCAGCCTTCATCCTTCTGTCTCCTCCCCACTCACCCCTAACTTCCTGATAGGCTGGTAGCTGGTGGCTAAGAGCTGATAGCTGAGATGAAGCGGCGGGATTTTTTGGGACGGGTTGGTTGGATACTAGCGGCGTTGGGGCTAAGTGAAGCTGGGTGGTTACAATTAGGCGATCGCTACTACGAAGCGCTTGCACAACCAACTCCTCGTAAGTTGGCCTTGTTGGTAGGGATCAACCAATATTCATCTACTCAGGCTCTTAGCGGTTGTCTTACAGATGTGGAATTGCAAAGAGAACTCTTAATTCACCGCTTTGGGTTCAAAGCTGAGGATATCCTCACCCTCACCGAGCAACAAGCTACCAGGCAGCAGATTGAAGCCGCTTTCCAAGAACATCTAACTAAGCAAGCAAAACCTAGTGATGTAGTCGTTTTCCACTTCAGTGGTTATGGTCGTCGCATCCAATTGATTGAGGAGCAAAGTACAGGAGAGCTTCACCCCTCGCCCCTCACCTTGAACGGCTTGGTTCCTGTGGATGGTGTAATGCCAACATCGGAAGTACCAGTGATGAATGACCTGTTAGAGGAGACACTGTGGTTGCTGTTGCGATCGCTCCCCACCAGCTACGTAACAACAATTCTGGATACCAGCTTCAACAACGCTCCCAACAATCCTCTTCAAGGTAACCTGCGAGTTCGCTCTTTCCCCCAACAGTCACAAACGCAAATCAGTGCAGCAGAACTGACCTTTCAACAACAACTCCGGCAAAACTTAAAACTTTGTAGTGGGTTAAACCGACTTAGCTGTGGGAGTATAGACAATCTGCTTAAACCCACCTATACCTCAATCATGCCAGGAGTTGTCCTAGCAGCAGCTGGCTCAACTGATCTGGCTACTGAAGCGAAATGGAATGGTTTCAGTTCTGGGCTATTTACCTATGCTTTGACCCAGTATCTCTGGGAAGCAACTCCGCCAACAACTGTTCAAGTCAGCCTCAGTCGAGTGACTGGGATAGTTGAGCAGCTAGTAGGTAAAGAGCAACAGCCCCAGCTATCTGGTCAAAAAAGTCAAGAAAAGCCCTTACTCGCTTATCATCTGCAACCCGACCTGAGCGAAGGCGCAGATGGTGTAGTACTCAGTGTGGAAGATGACGGTAAAACAGCACGTCTTTGGCTGGCAGGACTACCGCTAAATGTTTTGGAATACTTCACAGCAGGATCTAAGCTGACCCTAGTTCCCTCAACAGTAAGCAGTGACCACTCAGGGCAAAGCAGCATAGAGCAACAGGTAGGAGAAGAAAATCACTCGCCCCTCACCCCTCACCCCTCGCCCCTCGCCCCCCATTTACAGCTACAAATGCGATCGCGTACAGGTCTAACAGCAAAAGCCCAAATTACGGGCGATAACAGCGCAAGTTCCCTGCAGGTTGGTCAGCTTGTCCAGGAAGCCGTGCGGGTTTTACCCCGTGATATTAGCTTGACTATTGCGCTTGACGCTAGCTTGGAACGAATTGAGCGCGTGGATGCAACCAGTGCTTTTTCTGCTATTCCCCATGTATCATTGGTAACTGCAGGGGAGCAGCAACCAGCAGACTACGTGTTTGGTCGAGTACCAGAGACAAAAACACAAGAATCGCCAGCAACCCTCTTAAGTGCTTCACCCCCAAGTCGCTATGGTCTATTTTCCCTGGGTCAAGAATTAATACCTAATTCATCTGGAGAGGCGGGAGAAGCAGTGAAGGTGGCAGCACATCGGTTAGTGCCTAAACTGCAAACCCTGCTGGCGGCAAAGTTGTGGCGATTAACAGCAAATGAAGGTTCTTCTCAGCTGAACGTGAAGGCAAAGCTAGAGTTGATTAACGCTAAACAACAGGCGATCGCGCAACGAGAAACACTGCGATCGCCTAAAACAGAGGTGCCTGTGGCATTGACTAACATGCGGCGCATATCCTCTCAAGGCAACATCCCCACTTTGCCGATTGGTAGCCGGATTCAATACCGGATTCATAACGACAGCGATCGCCCACTTTACTTGCTACTACTTGGTTTAGATAGTAGCAAAAGTGCGATCGCGTTTTATTCTACGGGAGACTATAACAGTACAGATCCCAAACCACTGCTCAAAAATGTAGCGATCGCTCCTGGTGAAACCCTGATTGTGCCACAAACTTCGGTTGATTTTGAATGGGTTGTTCATGGACCACCTGGACTGGCTGAAAACCAACTGATTTTTAGTACTGCTAAATTCACCCAAACAATTACCGCCTTGGAAGTTTCCCTGCATCCTACAGGGAAGCAACAGCAAATTGGTCCATTGTTAAACCCTCTAGAGGTTACTCAAGCTTTGATGCAAGACTTGCATAACGGTAGTGCAGCGCAGCACACCGCCGAAGGTACCACCGCAGAAACCATCAGCTCCACTTCTGACACCTATACGCTGGATGTGAATAACTGGGCAAGTCTTAGTTTTATTTATCAAGTGATTTAAGGACTAAAGTATTCTTGCCAAGTCTCAACTAGCTGCCTAGCTGCTGCCGTTCCCTCCGGTGGAAAAACCTCCAGGAACTCTTTATCAGAACCGGGTTCATAAGGTCCTTCTTTGAGTTCCACAATTACAGTATCTGGAGCTAAAGCAACTAGGGTGTGATAAGTTCCTTCTGGGAGTTCAATGCCACGCACAGCTCCATTGGCGCTAACAAGCTCTTTGTCAATGATTTGACCACCTTCGTCCAGGATAATTATCCCCAGCTTGCCTTGGCAAACCAGGAAGAGCTCAAACCCATTTACCTCAGGTGCACGACAATGCCGATGTGGACGAACGTAAGTACCCGGCTGGAGAACGTTGATAAATCGTTGTACTTTTTCTGATAAGTCGTGGAGGTTATAATTCTGGCGCAGACGCGGACTATGGCGAGCTTGTTGGGCAATATTGTCCAACAATTCTTGACTTAGGCGTTTAATGGGTAGGGATGGCATGAAAGTATCCTTTAGTTGACACTCCCCACGGATAAATCCGGGAGATTCTCTTCTTAGGGGAGTTTATCAACTTTACACTCTACGAGCGTTACCTTCACTCAGCTGGAACACTGGCTGCTAGAAAAGTAGAGGTTAAATTACAAGTGACTACTCCCAGCGCCGCACTACGTGACGGCGTGGGCTTCTAGGGATTGAATACCCAACGCTTGTAGCCCCAAGCGTAGCACATTAAAACTTGCATTCAGGTCGCGATTAATAGATAACCCGCACACACAATGATGCATCCGGTCAGACAGCTTCTTTTCTACCAATACGCCGCACCTACTGCACATTTTGCTGGTATTTCTTGGGTCAACAAGTACTACTCTTCTGCCAGCCTCTTCCGCTTTACTAGAAGTGAACTGTACCAGTTGATTCCAAGCAGCATCCGCAATACTCTTGGCAAGGCAATGGTTTTTAATCATCGCCAAGATATTTAAGTCTTCACAACTCACATCTTGCATCTAGTAAATTGAATGTCTATGCCTTGTGCGCAGCATAGTGGTCGTAAACGCTCAATCTCTAGTAAAAGCAAAAACAAAACCAACTGGGGCAAGAAAGCCTGTAGTGCCAAAAGAGCAGCAGCTCCCCAATCAGGTAGATCAGTGGTGTTGGTAGATAAATACGCCCAATGTGCCAACAAATAAGCAATCAGCGACAGTACTAGCCAGCGGTAGACTCCCAAAAGAGTACCTTGACCAAAGCGATGTAAACCAAAGCGATGCTTGGCAGTTTTGAACCAGCCTTCGATTTGCCAGCGCCGCTTTCCCCACCATGTGATAGTACTGCCTTTAAGCGGTTTGGTTGACAAGACAAACCGTTTTTCTAGGTTGCCATTATCGCGTTTGAGATAATACCAAGATACTGAGACGGGAAACTTCAAACCGACAAGCCGTACTTGTTGCCCTCGCTTAGATAAATCCGCAACACAACGTTTGTCTAGTAGCTTTCGGTCACAACGTACACCAGCAATGACATGATATTTTAACTGGCGTGCAGCGTGTAAAAACTCTACACTTCCAAATGCAGTATCTACGAGAATGATGACTTGAAAGTGTTT
This window of the Chroococcidiopsis sp. CCMEE 29 genome carries:
- a CDS encoding Uma2 family endonuclease; this encodes MVQQLSTETSEQIIYPDSDGQPMADNTKQFRWIVTVKENLENLFATESNVFVAGDLLWYPVQGDNKTRQAPDVMVAFGRPKGDRGSYQQWKEDNISPQVVFEILSPGNTLKEMGKKFKFYEHYGVEEYYIYDPDRIDLNGWLRQEDELDVIDEMNGWVSSRLGIKFTLTADNLEIYRPDGERFLTFIELNQLVEQERQRAEQERQRAEQERQRAEQERQRAEQAVSQLEQEQQRYQALEALLQERGIDPDKL
- a CDS encoding NAD(P)H-hydrate dehydratase gives rise to the protein MQERLKQISQIVVTAQQMRDIEGRIFAAGMPVAALMEKVGGLIACRIQALYPCSQTRRVGILVGPGHNGGDALVVARELHFQGYEVLIYRPLSKLKELTSQHAQYADSLGIPCVESYEALQGCDLLIDGLFGFGMERSLSDPVDSAVDQLNQGSQPIVSIDIPSGIHTDTGEVLGTAVRATHTFCLGLWKLGFLQDQALDYVGKAELIDFDISLADVQAVLGDSPKIERITPASVIATLPLSRSPVTHKYKQGHLLLICGSRRYAGGAILTGLGARASGVGMLSIAVPESIKHLLNAQLPEALVIGCPETESGAIAQLQLPENTDLNSFQAIACGPGLTLEATPIVQRVLESDRPLLLDADGLNILAQLGTVLTLSQRQAPTVLTPHAGEFKRLFPDAPNPLQDRIYAVRSAAEMSRAVVLLKGARTAIANPSGSVWINPESTPALARGGSGDVLTGLIAGLMAASQQLYIEATVAAAAWWHSQAGILAASEQTELGVDAFTLTQYLMPTLRSHV
- a CDS encoding SPOR domain-containing protein, with amino-acid sequence MKRQNQSVALTSLFAQLSAPLLAVALLVTWGIEEWLVLAAPASAKVSVSQKPAPNILTIQVAERLPPPPQPSKFSQRKLPSSFSPREFDFQAPVPSSPSPHVDSYLVYVNDNTSLTLQEVQQLEPTAYVRQYKGRSVIQAGVFNKRDNAQQRAKELESRGIEARIVSLSTGQETDFRIDNSKSYFVVIPARKEDIPAIEDQVSRLGMNAKVTVSQTEEPRGSHVRVGPFPERGQAERCNRRLRDSGLRNARVYYGR
- the mnmA gene encoding tRNA 2-thiouridine(34) synthase MnmA — translated: MSKIVVGLSGGVDSSTAAAILHNQGYEVVGLTLWLMKGKGQCCSEGMVDAAYICEQLGIPHHVVDSREVFQANIVDYLVAGYSTGITPLPCSQCNKTVKFGPMLHYAREQLGINKIATGHYARISYDSKSGRYQLRRAVDRNKDQSYFLYDLTQELLAASLFPLGEHIKAETRQIAAEYGLKTADKPESQDLCLVETHGSMRSFLDQYITGKKGDIVDSSGKVLGQHEGVHHYTIGQRKGLGIAAAEPLYVIGLDAVMNRVIVGDRTSATQSEFTVQRVNWVSITEPSAPIRAEVQVRYRSNPVAVTAIPLENSRVKLVFDEPQFSITPGQAAVWYDGDKVLGGGIIERQESE
- the sat gene encoding sulfate adenylyltransferase; translation: MGYRTDGIAPHGMQLINRIATPEQRQEFIEKADFLPRVQLDERAVSDLEMIAIGGFSPLSGFMEQADYDRVVKEMRLASGLPWSIPITLSVEEAIADSLKEGSLIRLDDPTGRFIGVLQLTQKYHYDKTREAINVYRTDEAKHPGVQVVYNQGSVNLAGPVWLLQRDPHPQFPAYQIDPIQSRQMFKEKGWKTIVGFQTRNPIHRAHEYIQKCALETVDGLFLHPLVGATKEDDIAADVRMRCYEIMLEHYYPQDRVILAINPAAMRYAGPREAIFHAIVRKNYGCTHFIVGRDHAGVGDYYGTYDAQYIFDEFEPAELGIVPMKFEHAFYCTRTQQMATTKTSPSSPSERIHLSGTKVREMLRRGEMPPPEFSRPAVAAELARAMRVAVEA
- a CDS encoding caspase family protein, which produces MKRRDFLGRVGWILAALGLSEAGWLQLGDRYYEALAQPTPRKLALLVGINQYSSTQALSGCLTDVELQRELLIHRFGFKAEDILTLTEQQATRQQIEAAFQEHLTKQAKPSDVVVFHFSGYGRRIQLIEEQSTGELHPSPLTLNGLVPVDGVMPTSEVPVMNDLLEETLWLLLRSLPTSYVTTILDTSFNNAPNNPLQGNLRVRSFPQQSQTQISAAELTFQQQLRQNLKLCSGLNRLSCGSIDNLLKPTYTSIMPGVVLAAAGSTDLATEAKWNGFSSGLFTYALTQYLWEATPPTTVQVSLSRVTGIVEQLVGKEQQPQLSGQKSQEKPLLAYHLQPDLSEGADGVVLSVEDDGKTARLWLAGLPLNVLEYFTAGSKLTLVPSTVSSDHSGQSSIEQQVGEENHSPLTPHPSPLAPHLQLQMRSRTGLTAKAQITGDNSASSLQVGQLVQEAVRVLPRDISLTIALDASLERIERVDATSAFSAIPHVSLVTAGEQQPADYVFGRVPETKTQESPATLLSASPPSRYGLFSLGQELIPNSSGEAGEAVKVAAHRLVPKLQTLLAAKLWRLTANEGSSQLNVKAKLELINAKQQAIAQRETLRSPKTEVPVALTNMRRISSQGNIPTLPIGSRIQYRIHNDSDRPLYLLLLGLDSSKSAIAFYSTGDYNSTDPKPLLKNVAIAPGETLIVPQTSVDFEWVVHGPPGLAENQLIFSTAKFTQTITALEVSLHPTGKQQQIGPLLNPLEVTQALMQDLHNGSAAQHTAEGTTAETISSTSDTYTLDVNNWASLSFIYQVI
- a CDS encoding WbuC family cupin fold metalloprotein, with product MPSLPIKRLSQELLDNIAQQARHSPRLRQNYNLHDLSEKVQRFINVLQPGTYVRPHRHCRAPEVNGFELFLVCQGKLGIIILDEGGQIIDKELVSANGAVRGIELPEGTYHTLVALAPDTVIVELKEGPYEPGSDKEFLEVFPPEGTAAARQLVETWQEYFSP
- a CDS encoding transposase, yielding MSTILAHAQGLVYTLLSMMPSPYQQKSLQAMLGLFLQAQGHPLPQHSKAKSASALSRFLNVYSWSTRKLIRTTRQIALKRIISQCHKGRRPFLQVIIDLTTLEKRGKFKAFEQLVRVYHGKRGLHLVVLYLVVGRWRLPWNFRVWRGKGTASPTQLGLKLIKSLPQALTKHFQVIILVDTAFGSVEFLHAARQLKYHVIAGVRCDRKLLDKRCVADLSKRGQQVRLVGLKFPVSVSWYYLKRDNGNLEKRFVLSTKPLKGSTITWWGKRRWQIEGWFKTAKHRFGLHRFGQGTLLGVYRWLVLSLIAYLLAHWAYLSTNTTDLPDWGAAALLALQAFLPQLVLFLLLLEIERLRPLCCAQGIDIQFTRCKM